The Sorangiineae bacterium MSr11954 DNA segment CAATTGGTCAGCACGGTGGTGTGGCGCAGTGGGGACGTGAAAAAGACAATGACCCGTGACGTGGGGACGGCAGCCTATGGCGGGACGCGTCCCGTCTTCGTGCTCACCTCTTCGCGCACGTTCTCCGGAGGAGAAGAGTTCGCCTACGACGTTCAGGCGTTCAAGCGAGGGATGATCGTTGGGGAGGTCACGGGTGGGGGCGCTCATCCAACGGGAGCGAAATTCCTTGGGCTTGGCTTCATAGCGACCGTTCCCATGGGGCGCACGGTAAACCCGATCACGGGCTCCAACTGGGAGACGGTCGGGGTGCAACCCGACAAAGTCGTCGCGGCGGACGATGCGCTCGCGACGGTCGAGACCTTGGTCGCGAAGCAGGTCGGTGGGTCAAACCCATAGACCGATGTGGTATCGATGGCCGCGCTTCCACCTTTTTCGATATTCGCCCGGCGTGTTTCCGGTGAATTGCTTGAATGTGCGGGTCATATGGCTTTGGTCGGAGAAACCTGCTTGTTGCGCGATCTCGGCCAGCGATGGTTTCGCGGAGGCGAGCTGTCGGCACACGAACGCGAGGCGCAGTCGCCGCCGGTACTCACCGACGGAGCAGCCATAGCTCCGTCGAAACACCGCCGCAAAATGAACCGGATGCACGCCGGCGCTCCGCGCGAGCTCGGGGAGGCCAACAGGATTGCGGAACGAGGCCTCGAGGATCTCCCGTGCGTCGCGGACCCATCGAGGAGCCTGGTCGCCGCTTCGCAGATCGGAGCGACGCGCCACGGCCCCGAGGATCTCCCAGCTCATCGCATCGCATTCCAGCGCAGAATCCAAATCGTCGAGGTGCCATGCAGCGAGCAGTCGAGCACCCACCCCGGCGAGCGCGCCCTCCTGAAAGTCCACCGGTACGTCGAGCGGGCCCACCTCGTCGGAGAGGAGCTGCATCCACGCATCACTCACCTCGACATTCAGGGAACGGACATCGGTTTCGTGCGCTTGGGAATGCGTTTCACCTGCCGGATGGAAAACGATCATACCCTTCCGGCAGATGCGCTTTCTTCGCCCGAAGGTCTCCAGG contains these protein-coding regions:
- a CDS encoding AraC family transcriptional regulator; translation: MSDAWMQLLSDEVGPLDVPVDFQEGALAGVGARLLAAWHLDDLDSALECDAMSWEILGAVARRSDLRSGDQAPRWVRDAREILEASFRNPVGLPELARSAGVHPVHFAAVFRRSYGCSVGEYRRRLRLAFVCRQLASAKPSLAEIAQQAGFSDQSHMTRTFKQFTGNTPGEYRKRWKRGHRYHIGLWV